One part of the Chloroflexota bacterium genome encodes these proteins:
- a CDS encoding TrpB-like pyridoxal phosphate-dependent enzyme produces the protein MEQTKFILTEREMPTSWYNVQADLPEPLPPILHPGTKEPTILPPPLFPRALNDQEFSKERYIEIPEEIQQIYRLWRPTMLHRAHRLEKALGTPAKIFYKYEGTSPAGSHKLNTAVAQAYYGKKEGAKRLATETGAGQWGSALAMGCKFIGLECKVYMVKVSYNQKPYRRILMETFGAKVVPSPSQETQIGRRILTENPDSTGSLGIAISEAVEDAFGRDDTFYSLGSVLNHVLMHQTVIGQEAKKQMEMAGAYPDMIVGCIGGGSNFAGTFLPFIPDKLKKKRKIQIIAVEPEACPSVTKGPYTWDYGDVAGMAPIAKMFTLGHAFVPPPVHAGGLRYHGMAPVVSHLVKLGLVEARAEHQVAVFRSAVTFAQAEGIIPAPEPAHAIKVVIDEALKCKESGEKKTILLALSGHGHFDLGAYDEYLKGKLVDYQFPKEKMEEALAQLPKVPA, from the coding sequence ATGGAGCAAACAAAGTTTATCTTGACTGAGCGGGAGATGCCCACTTCCTGGTATAACGTTCAAGCTGATCTGCCGGAGCCATTACCGCCGATACTGCATCCAGGTACCAAGGAACCTACCATCCTGCCACCCCCGTTGTTCCCCAGAGCACTGAACGATCAGGAATTCAGCAAGGAGCGCTACATAGAAATCCCGGAGGAGATACAGCAAATCTACAGGCTGTGGAGACCTACCATGCTGCATCGAGCCCACCGGCTGGAGAAGGCTTTGGGCACGCCAGCGAAGATATTCTACAAATATGAAGGGACGAGCCCAGCGGGCAGCCACAAGCTTAACACCGCGGTCGCCCAGGCCTATTATGGCAAAAAAGAAGGTGCCAAGCGCCTGGCCACCGAGACCGGCGCAGGACAGTGGGGCAGCGCTTTGGCCATGGGATGTAAGTTCATTGGGCTGGAGTGCAAGGTATACATGGTCAAGGTTAGCTACAACCAGAAGCCCTATCGCCGTATCCTGATGGAGACCTTCGGAGCAAAAGTGGTGCCCAGTCCCAGTCAGGAGACCCAGATCGGGCGTCGCATCCTGACGGAAAACCCGGATTCTACCGGAAGCCTGGGGATTGCCATCAGCGAGGCGGTGGAGGATGCTTTTGGGCGCGATGATACCTTCTACTCTCTGGGCAGCGTTCTCAACCATGTCTTGATGCATCAAACAGTTATCGGGCAAGAAGCAAAGAAACAGATGGAAATGGCAGGGGCTTATCCCGATATGATCGTTGGCTGCATCGGTGGCGGAAGCAACTTTGCTGGTACATTTCTGCCCTTTATCCCGGACAAGTTAAAGAAGAAAAGGAAGATACAAATCATTGCTGTTGAGCCCGAAGCCTGCCCCAGCGTGACTAAGGGCCCCTACACCTGGGACTACGGTGACGTGGCTGGGATGGCACCGATAGCCAAGATGTTTACTCTAGGACATGCCTTCGTTCCTCCCCCCGTCCATGCCGGAGGCCTGCGCTACCATGGAATGGCCCCTGTTGTCAGCCATCTCGTGAAGCTGGGACTGGTCGAAGCCAGGGCAGAACATCAGGTAGCCGTTTTTCGCAGCGCCGTTACCTTTGCCCAAGCTGAGGGCATTATCCCTGCCCCCGAACCGGCTCATGCCATCAAAGTAGTGATTGATGAAGCTCTTAAGTGCAAAGAGTCTGGGGAGAAGAAGACCATCCTTCTGGCCCTGTCAGGACACGGACACTTCGACCTGGGGGCTTATGACGAATATCTCAAGGGCAAGCTGGTGGATTACCAATTCCCGAAAGAAAAGATGGAGGAAGCGCTAGCCCAGTTGCCCAAGGTGCCAGCCTAA
- the recF gene encoding DNA replication/repair protein RecF, translating into MVRITRLSLTNFRNYRSLELTLPPHLVVIQGENAQGKTNLLEAVHMLATTRSHRASSDRDVVHHLALHESPPFSRLFAEVQRVAGDIKIEIVLRLEIMGQPPEESTAPTSLVVRKRIRVNDVARRAIDAVGQLKVVMFSAQDIDLISGSPVLCRRYIDLINCQTDPRYLRCLQRYHRVLLQRNHLLRLVQERRAQSEQLEFWDRELVENGSYIVMRRRQLVTELDKLAREVHQELSGGAESQELVYAPNTGDARSSADIEAHFGKVLHQNRAREIAQGVTLVGPHRDTLRFRVNGTDMSKYGSRGQQQTLALSLKLAEAKYIYGQAGDAPVLLLDDIFSELDRSRRQHLLDAILPFQQVLIAAVDVDYFGSSFLSEATQLRVKEGTIEPV; encoded by the coding sequence ATTGTGCGTATTACTCGTCTAAGCCTGACCAACTTTCGTAATTACCGCTCGCTGGAGTTGACACTGCCACCTCACCTGGTGGTCATCCAGGGAGAAAATGCCCAAGGCAAGACAAACCTCCTGGAAGCTGTTCATATGCTGGCGACTACCAGGTCGCATCGTGCCTCCAGCGACAGAGACGTGGTTCACCATCTTGCGCTTCACGAAAGCCCGCCCTTCAGCCGGCTTTTCGCCGAGGTTCAAAGAGTCGCTGGTGATATCAAGATAGAGATCGTCCTGCGACTGGAAATAATGGGGCAACCTCCAGAGGAATCCACTGCCCCCACTTCCCTCGTGGTACGCAAGCGGATCAGAGTTAATGATGTTGCCCGACGGGCCATAGATGCTGTGGGCCAGCTTAAGGTGGTTATGTTTAGTGCTCAGGATATTGATCTCATTAGTGGCAGCCCTGTCCTCTGCCGACGTTACATTGACCTGATCAACTGCCAGACCGATCCTCGCTACCTGAGGTGCTTACAGCGTTACCACAGGGTTCTGTTGCAGCGCAATCATCTCCTTCGGCTGGTACAGGAGCGTAGGGCTCAATCCGAGCAGCTAGAATTTTGGGACAGGGAGTTGGTAGAAAATGGCTCATATATCGTGATGCGGCGGCGGCAACTGGTGACAGAACTAGATAAGCTGGCTCGGGAAGTTCATCAGGAGCTAAGTGGCGGGGCTGAGAGTCAGGAGTTGGTCTATGCGCCCAACACGGGTGATGCGAGAAGCTCTGCTGACATCGAAGCACATTTTGGAAAGGTGCTGCATCAGAACCGGGCCAGGGAAATCGCCCAGGGAGTCACCCTAGTTGGGCCTCATCGAGACACTCTGCGGTTTCGCGTCAATGGGACTGACATGAGTAAGTACGGAAGTCGAGGGCAACAACAAACTTTGGCCCTCTCGCTGAAGCTTGCTGAAGCCAAATATATATACGGTCAGGCGGGCGATGCCCCTGTCCTGTTGCTGGACGACATATTTTCCGAACTGGATCGGTCTCGGCGTCAGCACCTGCTGGATGCCATACTACCCTTCCAGCAGGTGTTGATTGCTGCTGTGGATGTGGATTACTTTGGTTCCTCTTTCCTCTCCGAGGCAACTCAGCTTAGGGTGAAAGAGGGAACTATTGAGCCAGTCTGA
- a CDS encoding tryptophan synthase subunit alpha: MSRIAHALAKRKALISYLTVGYPSMGMTLEIIPALAGWGCDLVELGIPFSDPLADGTTIQHAGQQALQNNVTPELCLDIASQLREKTDVPLIFMTYYNPVFSFGLRAFCQASAQAGVDGLIVSDLPPEESPELETCASEAGLDLIYLLAPTSTEERIDLVAQRSRGFIYIVSVAGVTGARASLPADLEEFVTRVRRKTSLPLCVGFGISTPEQAKRVARIADGIIVGSRLIQLLDGRPTSELREFVVQLRNALDSC, from the coding sequence GTGAGCCGTATCGCTCATGCTCTGGCGAAGCGCAAGGCATTAATTAGCTACCTCACTGTAGGCTATCCTTCGATGGGCATGACTCTGGAGATTATCCCTGCCCTAGCTGGTTGGGGCTGCGACCTTGTTGAGCTAGGCATTCCCTTCTCTGATCCTCTGGCAGATGGTACTACCATACAACATGCGGGCCAGCAAGCCTTACAAAACAACGTGACTCCTGAGCTGTGCCTGGACATAGCCTCTCAACTACGGGAGAAAACAGACGTCCCACTGATATTCATGACCTACTATAACCCGGTATTCAGCTTTGGACTGCGAGCCTTTTGCCAGGCTTCAGCACAGGCCGGCGTTGACGGGTTGATTGTATCTGACCTGCCTCCTGAGGAAAGCCCTGAACTGGAGACATGTGCTTCTGAAGCAGGGTTAGACCTGATTTATCTTCTCGCTCCTACCAGCACTGAGGAACGCATTGACTTGGTGGCGCAAAGATCGCGGGGATTCATTTACATCGTTTCTGTTGCCGGGGTAACCGGTGCCAGGGCGAGTCTGCCGGCGGATTTGGAGGAATTCGTTACCAGAGTTAGAAGAAAGACTTCCCTACCACTATGTGTCGGCTTTGGTATCTCCACCCCAGAACAGGCAAAAAGGGTAGCCAGGATAGCTGATGGCATAATAGTAGGGAGCCGCCTCATCCAGTTACTGGATGGCCGCCCGACTTCCGAATTAAGGGAATTTGTGGTACAACTAAGGAATGCCTTAGACTCTTGCTAA
- the trpB gene encoding tryptophan synthase subunit beta: MKVSDERGYFGPYGGKFVPETVMSALSELEEAYIGARGAPQFWKELESLSHDYAGRPTPLYYAKQLSARSGNATLLLKREDLLHTGAHKINNALGQGLLAKRMGKKRIVAETGAGQHGVAVATVCTLLNLECVIYMGEEDVHRQASNVFRMKLLGAEVRSVPSGSRTLKDAINEAIRDWVTNVRSTHYLLGSAVGPHPYPTIVRDFQSVIGRETREQVLSRYHRLPDYLVACVGGGSNAIGLFHPFVEDTEVRFIGVEAAGKGLSSGQHAASLAAGRVGVLHGAKSYLLQDKYGQVASTASIAPGLDYPGVGPEHSYYKDTGRATYVAVNDSQALEGFKLLCEAEGIIPALEPSHAIYYAAQMAPELPPDTLVVINLSGRGDKDLDIVSKALEGTK, translated from the coding sequence TTGAAGGTATCTGACGAAAGAGGGTATTTCGGCCCGTATGGGGGCAAATTCGTCCCCGAGACAGTGATGAGCGCCCTGAGCGAACTGGAGGAGGCTTACATTGGGGCGCGTGGCGCCCCTCAATTCTGGAAAGAGTTAGAGTCACTGAGTCACGATTATGCCGGCCGGCCCACGCCTCTGTATTATGCTAAGCAGCTATCTGCCAGGTCCGGTAACGCCACCCTTCTCCTCAAGAGAGAGGATCTGCTTCACACTGGGGCTCACAAAATCAACAACGCTCTGGGGCAAGGCCTGCTGGCTAAGCGAATGGGGAAGAAGCGGATAGTAGCGGAGACAGGGGCAGGCCAGCACGGCGTGGCGGTAGCTACGGTCTGCACTTTGCTCAATCTTGAATGTGTCATCTATATGGGGGAGGAAGATGTACACCGTCAAGCCTCAAATGTCTTCCGCATGAAGCTCCTAGGAGCTGAGGTGCGCTCAGTTCCTTCTGGCAGCCGCACCTTGAAAGATGCCATTAACGAAGCAATTCGAGATTGGGTAACCAACGTGCGCAGCACACACTATCTGCTCGGATCGGCAGTGGGGCCACATCCCTATCCCACCATCGTTCGGGATTTCCAGTCCGTAATCGGGCGCGAAACCAGAGAGCAGGTCTTGTCCAGATACCATCGCCTTCCTGACTATCTGGTTGCCTGTGTGGGCGGAGGCAGCAATGCCATAGGCCTTTTTCACCCCTTTGTTGAGGATACTGAGGTTCGCTTCATTGGCGTAGAGGCAGCCGGGAAAGGGCTGAGCAGTGGGCAACATGCCGCCTCCCTGGCAGCAGGCAGAGTAGGGGTACTCCATGGAGCAAAATCTTACCTGCTGCAAGACAAATACGGCCAGGTAGCGTCTACCGCCAGCATCGCCCCAGGCCTGGACTATCCAGGAGTTGGCCCCGAACACAGTTACTATAAGGATACCGGCCGGGCTACATATGTAGCCGTCAACGATAGCCAGGCGCTGGAGGGATTCAAACTGCTTTGTGAAGCGGAAGGCATAATCCCTGCCCTGGAACCCTCCCATGCCATCTATTATGCCGCCCAAATGGCTCCAGAGTTGCCACCTGACACGCTGGTGGTGATCAATCTTTCTGGCCGAGGGGACAAAGACCTGGATATCGTGTCTAAGGCTTTGGAGGGAACAAAGTGA